CGGCATGATCGCGCGGCGTCACCAGCGTGAGCGGGAATTCGGCGCAACGCTCTTCGACCAGCTTGATGAACAGATCCGTCAGCGCCAGCGACTTGCTGCGCAGGGCTTCCATCGACGTCTGCGCGAAGATGTCCAGACCGCATTGCACAAGCGAGAGCGAGACGATCGGTTGCGTGCCGCACAGGTAGCGTCCGATGCCATTGTCCGGCGTGTAGTCCGGATGCATGGCGAACGGCGTGCGATGGCCCCACCAGCCCGACAACGGCTGCCAGAACTCGTCCTGATGTGACTTGTTGACCCACACGAAGGCCGGTGCACCCGGGCCGCCGTTCAGATACTTATATGTGCAGCCCACCGCGTAGTCGGCCTTGGCACCGTTCAGATCGACGGGCACGGCGCCCGCCGAATGGCAAAGGTCCCACACCGCCAGTGCTCCCGCGGCATGAATCTCTGCCGTGCGTGCGGCCATGTCGTACATCGCGCCGCTGCGGTAGTTCACGTGCGTGAGCAGCACCACAGCGACATCGTCGCGCAGCGCGTTCGGCAGGTCTTCCGGCGCATCGATCAGACGCAACGAGTAGCCGTCGTCGAGCAAGCGCGTGAGGCCCTGCACGATGTAGAGGTCGGTCGGGAAGTTGCTGCGCTCGGAGACGATCACCTTGCGTTGCGGTGCTCGCGTGCGCTGCATGTCGAGGGCGGCAGCCATCACCTTGAAGAGGTTGCTCGACGTGGTGTCGGTCACCACGACTTCGCCTTGACCGGCACCGATGATCGGAGCGAGGGCGTCGCCGAGCTTGCGCGGCAGCGCAAACCAGTCGGCGTCGTTCCAGCTACGGATGAGATCCCGGCCCCATTCGGCGGTAATCACTTCCTGAGCGCGCTTGGCCGACGCCAGCGGGCGGGCACCCAGCGAGTTTCCGTCGAGATAGATCACGTCGGGCGGCAGATCGAATTGTGCGCGCAGCGGGGCGAGCGGATCGGCCGCATCGAGGGCCAGGCAATCGTTGCGAGAAGACGTC
This window of the Pandoraea fibrosis genome carries:
- the kynU gene encoding kynureninase, which encodes MTSSRNDCLALDAADPLAPLRAQFDLPPDVIYLDGNSLGARPLASAKRAQEVITAEWGRDLIRSWNDADWFALPRKLGDALAPIIGAGQGEVVVTDTTSSNLFKVMAAALDMQRTRAPQRKVIVSERSNFPTDLYIVQGLTRLLDDGYSLRLIDAPEDLPNALRDDVAVVLLTHVNYRSGAMYDMAARTAEIHAAGALAVWDLCHSAGAVPVDLNGAKADYAVGCTYKYLNGGPGAPAFVWVNKSHQDEFWQPLSGWWGHRTPFAMHPDYTPDNGIGRYLCGTQPIVSLSLVQCGLDIFAQTSMEALRSKSLALTDLFIKLVEERCAEFPLTLVTPRDHAARGSQVSFEHPEGFAVIQALIARGVIGDYREPRIMRFGMTPLYTSFADVWDSVEILREVLATGAWDKPEFHRRGTVT